A single genomic interval of Alteromonas sp. BL110 harbors:
- a CDS encoding thiamine pyrophosphate-dependent dehydrogenase E1 component subunit alpha has product MKDRNHLAEVKTTNKVEIITKGVVDIPMLQILSSEGEVIEKAVEPDLGQHEALKIFNTMHYIRVLDERMVGAQRQGRISFYLASTGEEAASVASAAALSDDDMIMSQYREQGALAYRGYTTEQFMNQMFSNKDDPNKGRQMPIHYGDKPLNFMTISSPLGTQIPQASGYAYGQKMSGKDVVTICYFGEGAASEGDFHAGLNMAAVLNCPVIFFCRNNGYAISTPAEEQFAGDGIASRGLGYGIKTIRVDGNDVLAIYAATKEARRIAIEEKCPVLIEAMTYRLAAHSTSDDPTGYRSREEEDKWRAKDPIARMEKWLESKGWFDAAENQKRVDKARQDVLAAMKSCEKTDVCAIDDIVEDVYDTAPWHLKEQLNELKAHIKKYPKMYPKTAGRVK; this is encoded by the coding sequence GTGAAAGACAGAAATCATTTGGCCGAAGTAAAAACAACAAATAAGGTCGAAATCATTACAAAAGGGGTTGTCGATATCCCAATGCTTCAAATCTTGTCATCAGAAGGCGAGGTTATCGAAAAAGCGGTAGAGCCTGATCTTGGCCAGCATGAAGCATTAAAAATTTTTAACACCATGCATTATATCCGCGTGTTGGACGAACGCATGGTAGGTGCACAACGTCAGGGGCGTATAAGTTTTTATCTTGCTAGTACAGGTGAAGAAGCCGCATCAGTAGCAAGTGCGGCTGCGTTATCAGATGATGACATGATTATGTCCCAATATCGTGAACAGGGTGCGCTGGCCTACCGTGGTTATACGACCGAGCAATTCATGAACCAAATGTTTAGCAACAAGGACGACCCGAACAAAGGTCGTCAAATGCCTATCCATTATGGTGATAAGCCCCTTAACTTCATGACCATATCGTCGCCTTTAGGCACACAAATTCCCCAAGCTTCTGGTTACGCTTACGGACAAAAAATGTCGGGTAAAGACGTGGTAACCATTTGCTACTTTGGTGAAGGTGCAGCTTCAGAGGGCGATTTCCATGCTGGCTTAAATATGGCGGCTGTACTGAATTGCCCAGTAATTTTCTTTTGCCGTAACAATGGTTACGCCATATCAACGCCCGCAGAAGAGCAATTTGCCGGTGATGGAATCGCGTCTCGTGGCTTAGGTTACGGTATCAAAACTATCCGCGTTGACGGTAATGATGTGTTAGCAATTTATGCTGCTACTAAAGAAGCCCGTCGAATTGCAATCGAAGAAAAGTGTCCTGTGCTCATTGAAGCCATGACGTACCGCTTAGCCGCACACTCTACGTCAGACGACCCAACAGGCTATCGCTCTCGTGAAGAAGAAGACAAATGGCGTGCAAAAGACCCTATCGCCCGTATGGAAAAATGGCTAGAAAGCAAAGGGTGGTTTGATGCAGCTGAAAATCAAAAACGTGTTGATAAAGCAAGACAAGACGTATTAGCAGCTATGAAGAGTTGTGAGAAAACAGACGTATGTGCTATCGACGATATAGTAGAAGACGTTTACGACACAGCGCCATGGCATTTAAAAGAACAGCTTAACGAACTAAAAGCTCACATCAAAAAATACCCAAAGATGTACCCTAAAACCGCAGGGAGAGTAAAATAA
- a CDS encoding S8 family serine peptidase: MKKTIISTVVATALAGSAFGAFALSNQISGHSVEQQNAIEASFDKKNILANAIQTSSDSVRVIVQLNDVPMAQFSAVNPSVSSMSAHKGQKVNFESNAAKEYKSFLETQQQSVIQSIKAFDKSFKADLSYTAAFNGFAGIVSKSALDKLSSLSTVKAVYPDVIHHAQMDASLDLIGAVETWEQFGGKESAGAGVKVAIIDSGIRPENPLFSGENFEAPAADTLPTDDYCSETPDFCNNKLIVARAADIVEGFSVVEEEYESPLGFNGHGTHVAGTAVGNYGVMAERDGAEAEISGVAPAAYLMVYKGLYATPANPASSSGASSMLLSMLEAALTDGADVVNNSWGGGAGGNPNGSVYEDVLEAMHDAGVVTVFAAGNDGPGESTIGCPGCSEDVITVANTTTGRLFANEVTIEGDTTIGSIPALYSVGNPAIVFDSPITAPVVYAGEVDAENVEGCDAFAEGAFDGAIALISRGTCGFKDKIENAEAAGAEAVLIHNVDGRGEAPILMGGLTDAQMIPSLMLPATPGQALATLAVETDESLNVTIGSEIVRVVSDSLADIMNESSSRGPNGDPTFLKPNIAAPGTRIFSGESPDAPGHEGETFSFKGGTSMASPHVAGAAALLKQMHPDWTAQQIKSALVTSSIRDVLKEDAATQADNFDMGAGRLDLPRATTVELTYSDLSLVDGSCYLNCEMSITVTNTSDEEVTVDATAMFNDAAIVATVTPQMATLPAGASAEIMVAVDVTTASTGSWSFGGINWADTDDTTTDYFIPVAVYPISSDEPSLFNSDVSTQLAAEGELVVTEAFATNTDVTGMISISGEIDHKYDINPSTISAVKNGNQEPVSFDADSGTLYWEGALNTASFSMNADTSIGDILEGFGLPRYVPMASIGITPLECSGTCDDASIEISLPRTITYLGTEYTTMQISSNGFVSLGTSSGNITTPFAEVLPSLSEPNNVVAPYWTDFDLAGSDGGAGTGNLYAVSLTTGHFVVEWENAQIWGEDGTSFNFQLWFEYETGNVNFVYGPMDTPVYATVVGAENESGSVGTTFASLTSAGLQGTLPVEGDEFVLTANAGDEVTISYAGTVVPSSEYMDDMLSVNEDASVTANILANEMDSTIINTFTMESLAGDFRTFTPITIDKEPLDPSTVTVTTEAANGTVTVNDDGTVTYAPNADFFGEDSFTYTVQVEGSTTEEGEVVEGDIVGEGTVTVAVAGVQDAPVLSISAPSSVDEGESFTVTASATDADGDDVTITIDGVETTSYTGTAPSHEQANRVTVQVTATDGIDTTTDSVTILVNDKSGGSMGWIALLLAPAVYLRRRMKRS, encoded by the coding sequence ATGAAAAAAACAATTATCAGTACGGTAGTTGCGACCGCACTAGCAGGTTCTGCTTTTGGTGCGTTTGCTCTGTCAAATCAAATCTCCGGCCACAGCGTTGAACAACAAAACGCAATTGAGGCTTCTTTCGATAAAAAGAATATTCTTGCAAATGCTATCCAAACAAGTAGTGATAGTGTTCGCGTTATTGTTCAGTTAAACGACGTACCTATGGCGCAATTTAGCGCTGTGAACCCGAGTGTTAGCAGTATGTCTGCGCATAAAGGTCAAAAGGTTAACTTTGAATCAAACGCAGCTAAGGAATATAAATCGTTCCTTGAAACTCAACAGCAATCTGTTATCCAATCAATCAAAGCGTTTGATAAATCATTTAAAGCTGACTTGTCTTACACAGCGGCTTTTAACGGCTTCGCTGGTATTGTATCAAAAAGCGCGCTTGATAAGCTTTCGAGCCTATCTACAGTTAAGGCGGTATACCCAGACGTTATTCACCACGCACAAATGGATGCAAGCTTAGACTTAATCGGTGCGGTTGAAACTTGGGAACAGTTTGGCGGTAAAGAAAGTGCCGGTGCCGGTGTTAAAGTAGCTATCATCGACAGTGGTATCCGTCCGGAAAACCCGCTCTTTAGCGGTGAAAATTTTGAAGCGCCAGCCGCAGATACTTTGCCGACTGACGATTACTGTTCAGAAACCCCTGACTTTTGTAACAACAAACTAATTGTTGCGCGTGCAGCGGATATCGTAGAAGGTTTCTCAGTAGTTGAAGAAGAATATGAAAGCCCGCTAGGTTTTAACGGTCACGGTACTCACGTTGCTGGTACTGCAGTAGGTAACTATGGCGTTATGGCTGAGCGCGACGGTGCTGAAGCAGAGATTTCTGGTGTTGCACCAGCTGCCTACCTGATGGTGTATAAAGGTCTGTACGCTACTCCAGCAAACCCTGCATCTTCAAGTGGTGCATCTTCAATGTTACTGTCAATGCTTGAAGCTGCACTGACAGACGGCGCTGATGTTGTTAATAACTCTTGGGGCGGCGGCGCTGGCGGTAACCCTAATGGCTCTGTATACGAAGATGTTCTTGAAGCCATGCACGATGCTGGCGTAGTAACCGTATTTGCAGCGGGTAACGATGGTCCAGGTGAAAGTACAATTGGTTGCCCGGGTTGTTCTGAAGACGTTATCACGGTAGCAAACACGACTACGGGTCGTTTGTTTGCAAACGAAGTGACTATCGAAGGTGATACCACAATTGGTTCAATCCCAGCACTTTATTCAGTGGGTAACCCTGCTATCGTGTTCGACAGCCCAATTACTGCACCGGTTGTTTATGCTGGTGAAGTTGATGCGGAAAATGTGGAAGGTTGTGATGCATTTGCTGAAGGCGCATTCGATGGTGCAATTGCACTTATCAGCCGTGGAACTTGCGGCTTTAAAGATAAAATTGAAAATGCGGAAGCGGCTGGCGCTGAAGCCGTGCTTATTCACAATGTAGATGGTCGCGGTGAAGCTCCAATCTTGATGGGCGGCCTTACCGACGCGCAAATGATTCCTTCACTAATGCTCCCAGCTACGCCAGGACAAGCGCTTGCAACTCTTGCAGTGGAAACAGACGAGTCGCTAAATGTGACCATTGGTAGTGAAATTGTTCGAGTGGTTTCGGATAGCCTTGCTGACATCATGAATGAAAGCAGCTCTCGCGGGCCAAACGGCGACCCTACGTTCCTTAAGCCAAATATTGCGGCACCTGGTACACGTATTTTCTCGGGTGAATCTCCAGACGCTCCAGGACACGAAGGTGAAACCTTCTCATTTAAAGGTGGTACGTCAATGGCGTCACCACACGTAGCAGGCGCAGCGGCCCTACTTAAGCAAATGCATCCAGATTGGACTGCACAGCAAATTAAGAGTGCCCTTGTAACCTCTTCTATTCGCGACGTACTTAAAGAAGACGCTGCTACACAAGCAGACAACTTTGATATGGGTGCAGGTCGTTTAGATCTACCTCGTGCTACAACTGTTGAGCTTACATACAGTGATTTAAGCTTGGTAGATGGTAGCTGCTACTTGAACTGTGAAATGTCTATCACGGTTACTAATACTAGCGACGAAGAAGTGACTGTTGATGCAACAGCTATGTTTAACGACGCTGCTATTGTAGCAACGGTTACACCACAAATGGCTACATTGCCAGCAGGAGCTTCTGCTGAAATTATGGTTGCGGTAGACGTTACAACAGCCTCTACCGGCTCATGGTCTTTTGGTGGCATTAACTGGGCTGATACAGACGATACAACGACAGATTACTTTATTCCTGTTGCGGTTTACCCTATTAGCAGCGATGAACCTTCTCTATTTAATAGTGATGTGAGCACTCAGCTTGCCGCTGAAGGTGAGTTAGTTGTTACTGAAGCATTTGCTACCAACACTGATGTTACTGGTATGATCAGCATTTCTGGTGAGATTGATCACAAGTATGATATCAACCCATCGACTATTTCTGCGGTCAAAAACGGTAACCAAGAGCCAGTAAGTTTCGATGCTGATTCTGGCACCTTATATTGGGAAGGTGCACTGAATACTGCGTCATTCTCAATGAATGCTGACACTTCAATTGGTGATATTCTTGAAGGTTTTGGCCTTCCTCGCTACGTACCAATGGCTTCAATCGGTATTACACCACTAGAGTGCTCTGGAACGTGTGATGATGCTTCGATTGAAATCAGCTTACCTCGTACCATTACGTACCTAGGTACTGAGTACACAACCATGCAGATTTCATCTAATGGTTTTGTTTCGTTAGGTACAAGCTCAGGTAACATCACTACTCCGTTTGCAGAAGTACTTCCTAGTTTAAGTGAGCCGAATAACGTTGTAGCTCCATATTGGACTGACTTCGATTTAGCGGGTAGTGACGGTGGCGCCGGTACGGGTAACCTATATGCGGTAAGCCTAACAACAGGTCACTTTGTTGTTGAGTGGGAAAATGCCCAAATCTGGGGTGAAGATGGTACGAGCTTTAACTTCCAGCTTTGGTTTGAATACGAAACTGGCAACGTAAACTTTGTTTACGGTCCAATGGACACACCGGTGTACGCTACTGTTGTTGGTGCTGAAAACGAATCTGGTAGTGTTGGTACTACTTTCGCTTCACTGACTTCAGCTGGCCTTCAAGGTACTCTGCCAGTAGAAGGTGACGAGTTTGTTCTTACCGCTAATGCCGGTGACGAAGTAACAATCAGCTACGCAGGTACTGTGGTTCCTTCAAGCGAGTACATGGATGATATGCTATCAGTTAACGAAGATGCGTCGGTAACGGCTAACATTCTTGCTAACGAAATGGATAGCACCATCATTAATACGTTTACTATGGAATCTCTTGCTGGAGACTTCCGTACGTTTACGCCAATTACTATTGATAAAGAGCCACTTGACCCGTCAACTGTTACAGTTACTACTGAAGCAGCAAACGGTACAGTGACAGTTAATGATGATGGTACGGTAACCTACGCACCAAATGCTGACTTCTTTGGTGAAGACTCATTTACCTACACAGTTCAAGTAGAAGGTTCAACTACAGAAGAAGGTGAAGTTGTAGAAGGTGACATCGTAGGCGAAGGCACTGTGACAGTTGCAGTTGCGGGCGTTCAGGATGCACCTGTACTTTCAATCTCTGCGCCATCTAGCGTCGATGAAGGTGAATCATTCACTGTAACTGCATCGGCAACTGACGCAGACGGTGATGATGTTACTATCACTATTGACGGTGTTGAAACAACCTCTTACACCGGTACTGCACCAAGTCACGAGCAAGCTAATCGTGTAACGGTACAAGTAACGGCAACAGACGGTATCGATACAACTACAGACAGCGTGACAATCTTAGTTAACGATAAGTCTGGTGGCTCTATGGGCTGGATTGCATTACTTCTTGCTCCAGCGGTATACCTACGTAGACGCATGAAACGTTCATAA
- the rmuC gene encoding DNA recombination protein RmuC — MITNLISSEPVAFLIAFISVCLLALYSFIRSQNNSAKLSQSSQYCDKLQNELSSERVANAKLQAQNEAHQARIQALHTAHEDKLAAMNASEQRLQTQFENLANRIFEEKQQRYTQQTKHNIEAVLAPFKNELDGFKRQISEQHIREGQERASLKTEILGLKALNQKITEEAAALTNALKGDNKKQGNWGEVVLERILKESGLREGHEFETQMSATSEQGRRFQPDVVVHLPNDKDVIIDSKVSLAAYERYFNCDDETEKAQFLAQHVASIKGHIKGLGAKDYQNLKGLKTLDYVLLFIPIEPAFLIAVEEEPDLVTMALNHNIMLVSPTNLLVALRTINNIWQYEYQNQNAQLIAEQAAKLYDKFVGFVTDMEKVGKSMDTAQASYEQAMNKLTSGRGNIVRQIEKFRELGVQPTKRMSQHLQQLSKDD; from the coding sequence ATGATTACCAACCTTATCTCAAGCGAACCCGTCGCTTTCTTAATTGCTTTTATTAGTGTTTGTCTATTGGCACTTTATTCTTTCATCCGCAGCCAAAATAACTCGGCGAAGCTTTCTCAATCTTCACAGTATTGTGACAAGTTGCAAAATGAGTTGAGCAGCGAGAGGGTGGCTAACGCAAAACTTCAGGCGCAAAACGAGGCCCACCAAGCGAGAATTCAGGCGCTTCATACTGCGCACGAAGACAAGCTAGCGGCTATGAATGCCTCTGAACAACGTTTGCAGACCCAGTTTGAGAATTTAGCAAACCGCATTTTTGAAGAGAAACAACAGCGCTACACCCAACAAACCAAACACAACATTGAGGCTGTGCTAGCGCCGTTTAAAAATGAATTAGATGGTTTTAAACGCCAAATTTCAGAGCAGCACATACGTGAAGGCCAAGAGCGAGCGTCACTTAAAACGGAAATATTAGGCTTAAAAGCTTTAAATCAAAAAATAACAGAAGAAGCAGCTGCACTCACCAATGCACTAAAAGGTGATAACAAGAAGCAGGGTAACTGGGGTGAAGTCGTTCTTGAACGCATACTTAAGGAATCTGGTTTACGGGAAGGACACGAATTCGAAACTCAGATGTCTGCAACATCTGAACAAGGTAGGCGTTTCCAGCCAGATGTGGTAGTGCATTTACCAAACGATAAAGACGTAATCATTGATTCAAAAGTAAGTCTTGCGGCTTATGAGCGCTATTTTAATTGTGATGATGAAACGGAAAAAGCGCAGTTTTTAGCCCAACACGTAGCTTCCATTAAAGGGCACATTAAAGGCCTTGGCGCAAAAGATTACCAGAACTTAAAAGGGTTAAAGACGTTAGACTACGTTTTACTTTTCATCCCCATAGAACCCGCTTTTTTAATCGCTGTAGAAGAAGAGCCCGACTTGGTCACCATGGCGCTTAACCACAATATTATGTTAGTAAGCCCTACAAACTTACTTGTAGCGCTTAGAACCATTAATAATATTTGGCAATACGAGTACCAAAATCAAAATGCACAGCTTATTGCAGAACAGGCTGCTAAGTTATACGACAAGTTTGTAGGTTTTGTTACTGATATGGAGAAAGTAGGAAAATCTATGGATACCGCTCAGGCAAGCTACGAACAAGCAATGAATAAATTAACTAGCGGGCGAGGGAATATCGTCAGGCAAATTGAAAAGTTCCGTGAACTTGGGGTTCAGCCAACTAAACGGATGTCACAGCACCTACAGCAACTTTCAAAAGATGATTAA
- a CDS encoding fumarate hydratase, with protein sequence MTVIRQQDFIDSIEDALQFISYYHPLDYVKAVEEAYNKEKSQAAKDAMAQILINSRMSAEGKRPLCQDTGIVTCFVKVGMGVTWDKTDMTVQEMVDEGTRRAYLNPDNPLRASIVADPAGARKNTKDNTPSVVHIDMVAGEKIEVMIAAKGGGSENKSKMVMLNPSDDIADWVVKTLPTMGAGWCPPGMLGIGIGGTAEKAAVLAKESLMDPVDIQELIERGPQTTDEKLRLEIFDRVNKLGIGAQGLGGLTTVVDVKIKSLPTHAASKPVAMIPNCAATRHAHFYLDGSGPAELTPPKLEDWPEVTWEVSENTRRVNLDEVTKEDIQEWKVGETVLLSGKMLTGRDAAHKRIQTMMENGEGLPEGVDLTNRFIYYVGPVDAVGDEVVGPAGPTTATRMDKFTDMMLEQTGLIGMIGKAERGPATVDSIAKHKAVYLMAVGGAAYLVSKAIKNSRVVAFEDLGMEAIYEFDVEDMPVTVAVDSTGANAHKNGPAIWKAKIEELDASLSK encoded by the coding sequence ATGACCGTTATCCGTCAACAAGACTTCATTGACAGCATTGAAGATGCCCTGCAGTTTATTTCTTACTATCACCCACTCGACTATGTAAAGGCCGTAGAAGAAGCGTACAACAAAGAGAAGAGCCAAGCCGCGAAAGATGCGATGGCACAGATTCTTATTAACTCGCGAATGTCGGCAGAAGGAAAGCGCCCATTGTGCCAAGACACCGGCATTGTAACCTGCTTCGTGAAAGTGGGTATGGGCGTTACATGGGACAAAACTGACATGACCGTTCAAGAAATGGTTGATGAAGGTACCCGTCGCGCTTATCTTAATCCTGACAACCCGCTTCGTGCATCTATCGTAGCTGACCCAGCTGGCGCGCGTAAAAACACGAAAGATAACACGCCATCTGTCGTTCACATCGACATGGTTGCGGGTGAAAAGATTGAAGTAATGATCGCAGCAAAAGGTGGCGGTTCAGAGAATAAATCTAAAATGGTTATGCTAAACCCAAGCGATGATATTGCTGATTGGGTTGTTAAAACCTTGCCTACAATGGGAGCGGGCTGGTGTCCTCCTGGTATGCTGGGAATAGGTATTGGCGGTACCGCTGAAAAAGCTGCAGTACTTGCTAAAGAAAGCCTTATGGATCCAGTAGATATTCAAGAGCTTATTGAACGTGGCCCACAAACTACTGACGAAAAACTTCGCTTAGAAATTTTTGACCGAGTTAACAAACTGGGTATTGGCGCACAGGGCTTAGGCGGTTTGACGACCGTTGTTGACGTTAAAATTAAGTCTCTGCCTACACATGCTGCATCTAAGCCAGTGGCTATGATCCCTAACTGTGCAGCTACACGTCACGCACACTTCTACTTAGATGGTTCAGGTCCAGCAGAGCTAACGCCGCCTAAGCTTGAAGATTGGCCAGAAGTAACGTGGGAAGTGAGTGAAAACACCCGCCGCGTGAACCTTGATGAAGTGACCAAAGAAGACATTCAAGAGTGGAAAGTAGGCGAAACGGTATTACTATCAGGTAAAATGCTTACTGGCCGTGATGCCGCACATAAACGCATTCAAACCATGATGGAAAATGGTGAAGGCCTTCCAGAAGGTGTTGACCTAACCAATCGCTTTATCTATTACGTGGGTCCGGTTGACGCTGTAGGTGATGAAGTAGTGGGTCCAGCTGGCCCTACAACAGCTACGCGTATGGATAAGTTCACAGACATGATGCTTGAACAAACAGGTCTTATTGGCATGATTGGTAAAGCAGAACGTGGCCCAGCAACGGTTGACTCCATTGCAAAACACAAAGCTGTGTATCTTATGGCTGTAGGTGGTGCAGCTTATCTGGTATCGAAAGCGATTAAGAATTCACGCGTTGTGGCATTTGAAGATTTAGGTATGGAAGCAATCTACGAGTTTGACGTAGAAGACATGCCAGTAACTGTTGCAGTAGACAGCACGGGTGCAAATGCACATAAGAATGGCCCTGCTATTTGGAAAGCTAAAATAGAAGAGCTTGACGCTTCACTTTCAAAATAG
- the pabB gene encoding aminodeoxychorismate synthase component I: protein MPHADTINVHVTRYTRQELVNEFALNCDNTPVFNRLFEQISAQPYAILFDTSGSSKSDGRFNIMAFSPTAVIEAKGEQTELIDLNTSSRQRLNMRPFEAVQAHLHARVESIEVKATFDTTHLPFIVGVAGMAGYDTGRFYETLPSMAQNDYITPDFTVGLYLYSLIEDTQTGYIYFCSADNRSLSQVFKSLKQVATSNTFKLTSPFESNLSKDAYETCLSKINAYLRAGDCYQVNMAQRFSAEFEGSIWQAYCELRNQNQAPFSAYYNLPQGCIASISPERFLRVKNKVVETKPIKGTRPRFDDIEKDEASAQSLLNAEKDRAENLMIVDLLRNDVSKHCKPHTVKVPALFALESYEAVHHLVSTVTGELNDASSPLTLLASAFPGGSITGAPKIRAMEVIDELEPHRRHIYCGSIFYMGYREDMDSSICIRTVLAENNRLHCWAGGGIVLDSVPGEEYQETLDKVSKILPVLASMNL from the coding sequence ATGCCACACGCAGATACTATCAATGTTCATGTCACCCGTTATACTCGACAGGAGTTAGTCAACGAATTTGCGCTAAACTGCGATAACACTCCAGTTTTCAATAGATTATTTGAACAAATATCTGCACAGCCATACGCTATTTTATTCGATACTTCAGGCTCTTCTAAGAGCGATGGCCGGTTTAATATAATGGCCTTTTCACCTACCGCTGTTATTGAGGCGAAAGGTGAACAAACAGAATTAATCGATTTAAACACCTCTTCACGCCAGCGTCTTAACATGCGGCCTTTCGAAGCGGTTCAAGCGCATTTGCATGCCAGAGTTGAATCTATCGAAGTAAAGGCTACTTTCGACACTACCCATTTACCTTTCATTGTTGGTGTAGCAGGAATGGCTGGATATGACACAGGTCGATTCTATGAAACATTACCCAGTATGGCTCAAAACGACTACATTACACCTGACTTCACCGTTGGCTTGTATCTGTATTCGCTTATTGAAGACACTCAAACCGGATATATCTACTTTTGCAGCGCTGATAATCGTTCGTTGTCGCAAGTATTTAAGTCGTTAAAGCAAGTAGCAACATCTAATACCTTTAAGCTCACATCGCCCTTTGAATCTAATCTGTCGAAAGACGCTTACGAAACATGTTTAAGTAAAATCAACGCTTATCTCCGTGCAGGCGACTGCTATCAGGTCAATATGGCACAGCGATTTAGTGCGGAGTTTGAAGGAAGCATCTGGCAGGCATATTGCGAGTTACGTAATCAGAATCAAGCGCCCTTTTCTGCCTATTACAACCTTCCTCAAGGCTGTATAGCGTCTATATCACCCGAGCGTTTTCTGCGTGTGAAAAACAAGGTTGTAGAAACTAAGCCCATTAAGGGTACTCGCCCTCGCTTTGACGATATAGAAAAAGATGAAGCCAGTGCACAGAGTTTGCTTAACGCCGAAAAGGATCGTGCCGAAAACCTTATGATTGTGGATTTGCTTCGTAATGATGTTTCAAAACACTGCAAGCCCCACACAGTAAAAGTACCAGCACTCTTTGCACTTGAAAGTTATGAAGCAGTTCACCATTTAGTTAGTACTGTAACGGGCGAATTAAACGACGCGTCGTCGCCTTTGACGCTTTTAGCATCTGCCTTCCCAGGTGGTTCAATTACCGGTGCACCTAAGATACGCGCTATGGAAGTGATTGATGAACTAGAACCACATCGTCGACATATATATTGTGGCAGCATATTTTATATGGGGTACAGAGAAGATATGGATTCTAGTATCTGTATACGTACGGTGTTAGCGGAGAATAATAGATTACATTGCTGGGCAGGCGGTGGTATCGTGCTAGATTCGGTACCAGGTGAAGAGTATCAAGAAACCCTTGATAAGGTTTCTAAAATACTGCCTGTGCTAGCATCGATGAACCTGTAA
- a CDS encoding CoA pyrophosphatase: protein MTKSEFLSQFHHLRVTYSEPDFPLKKTGRPAAVLIPLIDYGNSLQLLLTERAHHLKHHPGQISFPGGAVDETDNSFFAAALREAEEEVGLPSTHVDVIGMLPKYRTISGYEIAPVVGFVDPDFTPVIDKNEVESAFEVPLAHVLDRKNHLVHNTHRNNKTFPIYFIPWQHRMIWGATAAMLRNLSHHIHP, encoded by the coding sequence ATGACAAAAAGCGAATTTCTATCACAATTTCATCACCTGAGGGTAACTTATAGTGAGCCTGACTTTCCGCTAAAGAAAACAGGGCGGCCCGCGGCGGTGTTAATTCCTTTGATAGATTATGGCAACTCGCTTCAGCTATTGCTAACAGAACGTGCACATCACTTGAAACATCACCCGGGCCAAATAAGCTTTCCTGGGGGAGCGGTAGATGAAACTGATAATTCTTTCTTTGCCGCTGCGCTTCGCGAAGCAGAAGAAGAAGTTGGCCTTCCGTCTACTCACGTAGATGTTATTGGCATGCTGCCAAAATATAGAACGATCAGTGGCTATGAAATAGCGCCTGTTGTGGGCTTTGTAGACCCTGACTTCACACCTGTTATCGATAAAAATGAAGTAGAGAGCGCTTTTGAAGTCCCTCTTGCTCATGTGCTAGATAGAAAGAACCACCTAGTTCATAATACTCACCGCAATAACAAAACTTTCCCTATATACTTTATTCCTTGGCAGCACCGTATGATTTGGGGCGCGACGGCAGCTATGTTAAGAAACCTGTCCCACCATATTCACCCTTGA